The Lineus longissimus chromosome 2, tnLinLong1.2, whole genome shotgun sequence genome window below encodes:
- the LOC135483495 gene encoding alpha-methylacyl-CoA racemase-like, translating to MALAGLRVIEFAGLAPGPFCGMVLSDFGAKVIRIDRTRSRQSIDCLARGKKSIQVDVKQKKGQEVVAKLCQTADVLVEPFRPGVMERLNLGPDRLLSVNPRLIYARLTGYGQVGPFADKAGHDINYIATSGVLSTLGREEENPYAPINLVADFAGGGLACAMGILTALYERSHSGKGQVIDASMTAGAAYVGSWLWRSRNLDFVWTSEKRGTNLLDGGQHFYDTYKTSDGKYMSVGALEPKFYADVLQGLGLTMDEVSQLDDPKASKQKFSKIFLTKTQDEWCKIFNGLDACVMPVLDRDQAPNHPQNKAMGTFGVDENGETEVLPAPKLSRTPGTVAGPEPKVGEHTRETLIEIGYSQEDIDKLIEMGAVECGVSKPKL from the exons ATGGCTCTAGCAGGACTTCGTGTCATTGAGTTTGCTGGCCTTGCCCCTGGACCATTCTGTGGGATGGTCCTCTCAGACTTTGGAGCGAAAGTCATCAGAATAGACAGG ACTCGCAGCCGCCAATCAATTGACTGCCTGGCTCGTGGAAAAAAGTCTATCCAAGTCGACGTGAAACAGAAGAAAGGCCAAGAAGTAGTTGCTAAGCTGTGTCAGACTGCTGATGTCTTAGTGGAGCCATTCAGACCAG GTGTGATGGAGAGACTAAACCTAGGACCAGATCGACTTCTCTCTGTAAATCCACGCCTGATTTATGCCCGATTAACTGGTTATGGTCAGGTTGGACCATTTGCTGACAAAGCAGGCCATGACATTAACTATATAGCAACTTCAG GTGTCTTGTCAACACTGGGAAGGGAAGAAGAAAATCCCTATGCGCCAATCAATCTTGTCGCTGACTTTGCTGGTGGTGGCCTCGCCTGTGCCATGGGTATTCTGACTGCTTTGTATGAGAGAAGCCATTCTGGTAAAGGCCAAGTTATTGATGCCAGCATGACTGCTGGAGCTGCTTATGTTG GTTCTTGGCTTTGGAGATCACGAAATCTCGATTTTGTGTGGACCAGTGAAAAGCGTGGGACTAACCTACTTGATGGTGGCCAACACTTCTATGATACTTATAAGACGTCAGATGGAAAGTACATGTCTGTTGGTGCATTGGAACCAAAGTTCTATGCTGATGTCCTCCAAG GTCTTGGTTTGACTATGGACGAAGTGAGCCAGTTGGATGACCCAAAAGCATCAAAGCAAaagttttcaaagattttcctTACAAAGACGCAAGACGAGTGGTGTAAGATATTCAATGGACTAGATGCCTGTGTAATGCCGGTGTTAGACAGAGACCAGGCACCAAATCATCCACAGAATAAAGCAATGGGAACGTTTGGTGTGGATGAAAATGGTGAAACGGAGGTTTTGCCTGCACCAAAGCTGTCACGGACACCTGGGACGGTGGCTGGGCCTGAACCAAAGGTTGGGGAACATACAAGGGAAACATTAATTGAAATAGGCTATAGTCAAGAGGACATTGATAAGCTAATCGAAATGGGTGCTGTGGAATGTGGTGTTTCAAAACCTAAACTGTGA